The proteins below come from a single Paracoccus sp. SCSIO 75233 genomic window:
- the cydB gene encoding cytochrome d ubiquinol oxidase subunit II, translating to MILHELISLDALRVIWWLILGILLIGFALTDGFDMGTGALLPFIARTDIERRIVINTVGPVWEGNQVWFILGGGAIFAAWPPLYGVSFSGFYLAMFLILAALILRPVGFKYRSKREGKRWRQGWDWALFIGGAVPALLFGVAVGNVLLGVPFRLTPELLSIYEGGAFEKLFGLLRPFALLCGVVSVAMIVMHGAAWQVLKTEYPINDRARRYGITAAIIAAVGYALAGIWLGFGIEGYQFVTPPAPNGPSNPLLNEVTRSGSWLAAYAARPWIVIAPLMGFAGIAMVLRAFRDGGDLSPLGWSKMAIFGMISSVGLTMFPFILPSNINPTSSLTVWDSSSSRLTLFVMLCAAVVFMPIILAYTAWVYRVLWGKVTEDDVTDPETHAY from the coding sequence ATGATCCTGCATGAACTCATCTCGCTTGACGCGCTGCGCGTCATCTGGTGGCTGATCCTGGGTATTCTGCTGATCGGCTTTGCGCTGACCGACGGTTTCGATATGGGGACCGGCGCGCTGCTGCCCTTCATCGCCCGCACCGATATTGAGCGGCGCATCGTCATCAACACGGTCGGTCCGGTCTGGGAGGGCAATCAGGTCTGGTTCATCCTCGGCGGCGGCGCGATCTTCGCCGCGTGGCCGCCGCTTTACGGGGTCAGCTTCTCGGGCTTCTATCTGGCCATGTTCCTGATCCTCGCCGCACTGATCCTGCGGCCGGTCGGGTTCAAGTATCGCTCAAAGCGCGAGGGCAAACGCTGGCGGCAGGGCTGGGACTGGGCGCTGTTCATCGGCGGGGCCGTCCCCGCACTGCTGTTCGGGGTCGCGGTTGGCAATGTCCTGCTGGGCGTGCCGTTCCGGCTGACACCCGAACTGCTGTCGATTTATGAGGGCGGGGCGTTTGAAAAACTGTTCGGGCTGCTGCGCCCGTTCGCGCTGCTTTGCGGCGTGGTGTCGGTTGCCATGATCGTCATGCATGGGGCGGCGTGGCAGGTGCTCAAGACCGAATATCCGATCAACGACCGCGCGCGCCGCTACGGGATCACGGCGGCGATCATCGCCGCAGTCGGCTATGCCCTGGCCGGGATCTGGCTGGGCTTCGGGATCGAGGGGTATCAGTTCGTCACCCCGCCCGCGCCGAACGGCCCGTCAAACCCGCTGCTGAACGAGGTGACGCGCAGCGGAAGCTGGCTTGCCGCCTATGCCGCGCGTCCGTGGATCGTGATTGCGCCGCTGATGGGATTTGCCGGGATCGCCATGGTTCTGCGCGCTTTTCGCGACGGTGGCGACCTGTCGCCGCTCGGCTGGTCCAAGATGGCGATCTTCGGCATGATCTCATCCGTCGGGCTGACCATGTTTCCGTTTATCCTGCCGTCGAATATCAATCCGACCTCATCGCTGACGGTCTGGGACAGCTCCTCGTCGCGGCTGACGCTGTTCGTCATGCTTTGCGCGGCGGTCGTCTTCATGCCGATCATTCTCGCCTATACGGCGTGGGTCTATCGCGTCCTCTGGGGCAAGGTGACCGAGGATGATGTGACCGACCCCGAAACCCATGCTTATTGA